A genome region from Candidatus Hydrogenedentota bacterium includes the following:
- a CDS encoding glycerophosphodiester phosphodiesterase, producing QTMHEAVPGLRTMLWIGVKVPDIHKKFRKAHEDGFKGLDQDQLHLHAAPEKDEGISYLMEEAFLKEALEIANEANIDLEVLPFELDCTR from the coding sequence CAAACCATGCATGAAGCCGTTCCCGGACTGCGTACCATGCTCTGGATCGGCGTGAAAGTTCCCGATATCCACAAGAAATTCCGTAAAGCCCACGAAGACGGGTTCAAAGGATTGGATCAGGATCAACTTCATTTGCATGCCGCTCCGGAAAAAGACGAAGGCATCAGCTACTTGATGGAAGAAGCTTTCTTGAAGGAGGCCCTCGAAATCGCAAATGAAGCCAACATAGATCTTGAAGTGCTGCCTTTTGAATTGGATTGCACAAGATAA